The Drosophila teissieri strain GT53w chromosome X, Prin_Dtei_1.1, whole genome shotgun sequence genome has a segment encoding these proteins:
- the LOC122624805 gene encoding homeotic protein female sterile isoform X4, translating into MSSSEPPPRYEPPVEPVNGIVQPPVIPPAERPGRNTNQLQYLIKTVMKVIWKHHFSWPFQQPVDAKKLNLPDYHKIIKQPMDMGTIKKRLENNYYWSAKETIHDFNTMFNNCYVYNKPGEDVVVMAQTLEKVFLQKIESMPKEELELEPVTAKGGKKKQRAPATPKSSSSGAGASTGSGTSSAAVTSGPGSGSTKVSAAASSAQQSGLQGATGAGGGSSSTPGTQPGSGAGGATAARPVSAMGGTVSSTAGGAPSIPPISTMPPHTVPGSTNTTTTAMAGGAGGPGAAAANRNAEALMASLLNTGQTGAYPGAPGQTAVNSSSLLDGSTAAVAAAAAAVAAAAAAGGAAGAAGGAGTIPAVAVNAANAVQAYVNAGVSVGVDAVIPPQQPAKIKKGVKRKADTTTPTANAFESPYAQMDSKSAKIATRRESNRQDLTFQGSGYNMSPLGVSGVPGLGGLVAGGVAGVAVAKNKEKLSDALKSCNEILKELFSKKHSGYAWPFYKPVDAEMLGLHDYHDIIKKPMDLGTVKRKMDNREYKSAPEFAADVRLIFTNCYKYNPPDHDVVAMGRKLQDVFEMRYANIPDEPVANAAHHHGHGHGHGHGHGHSHGHGHGHGHGHGYGGSSSLKHDASDSSSEDSSDTENESNSDEERSAKLKMLESKLLGLQEEIRKLSEEASAKKKAKKKLKEKKKSMGGGSGSGSASHHGHAPGGGANAGGAGGPGSGGHGSVSVPGGVGALGAGGAGGANLNALLSGSLVGHGGAAVAGGVPNVGALHSQVHDVAMAFSQLAGGGAAAGAGFGAGVTASGASSGGKAGTLAGALAAGAAAGAGGTTAGSGKGAKSKGGRGAKGSGAGGVGASNNAAGGNAAGGAAGAAAGAGSVGGVGGAGAAGGGNASKRAKGSSSAGAGGGVGGANASTGGAGARGSSKKKPSQVMNFDSEEEDTAKPMSYDEKRQLSLDINKLPGDKLGRVVHIIQNREPSLRDSNPDEIEIDFETLKPSTLRELESYVASCLRKKTRKPYYKKPSGKSKDEQMAEKKQELEKRLQDVTGQLGASKKTAKKDESASNKVEAVQPANPVSSSSSSSDSSSSSSSDSSSSDSSDSEAG; encoded by the exons atgtCGTCCAGTGAGCCACCGCCTCGTTACGAGCCACCCGTGGAGCCAGTCAATGGCATTGTACAGCCACCGGTGATTCCGCCAGCGGAGCGGCCCGGCCGCAATACGAACCAATTGCAATATCTGATCAAGACGGTGATGAAGGTGATATGGAAGCACCACTTCTCGTGGCCCTTCCAACAGCCCGTCGATGCCAAGAAGCTCAACCTGCCCGACTACCACAAGATCATCAAACAGCCCATGGACATGGGTACGATCAAGAAGCGGCTGGAGAACAACTACTATTGGTCCGCCAAGGAGACCATACACGACTTCAATACCATGTTCAACAATTGCTATGTCTACAACAAGCCTGGCGAGGATGTAGTTGTTATGGCCCAGACGCTCGAGAAGGTCTTCCTGCAGAAGATCGAATCGATGCCTAAGGAGGAGCTCGAACTGGAGCCGGTTACGGCCAAGGGTGGAAAAAAGAAGCAACGGGCGCCGGCTACGCCCAAGTCATCGTCGAGTGGCGCTGGAGCATCCACCGGTTCTGGTACATCCTCGGCAGCAGTTACCAGCGGACCAGGTAGTGGCTCCACCAAAGTGTCAGCGGCTGCCTCATCCGCGCAACAGTCCGGCCTGCAAGGAGCGACAGGAGCAGGCGGTGGATCTTCAAGCACACCAGGAACTCAGCCGGGTTCCGGTGCGGGAGGAGCGACTGCCGCCCGACCCGTATCCGCCATGGGCGGCACGGTTTCATCGACGGCCGGCGGTGCACCGTCCATACCACCGATTAGCACAATGCCACCGCACACGGTACCCGGCAGCACCAATACGACGACGACAGCGATGGCTGGCGGCGCTGGTGGGCCAGGTGCAGCTGCAGCCAATCGCAATGCTGAAGCCCTTATGGCTAGTCTTCTAAATACGGGCCAAACGGGCGCCTATCCCGGTGCGCCCGGCCAGACGGCGGTCAATAGCTCCTCGCTTCTAGATGGCAGTACAGCCGCAgtagcggcggcggcagcagcagtagctgcagcggcggcggcgggaGGTGCAGCGGGAgccgctggaggagcagggaCAATACCAGCAGTTGCCGTCAATGCCGCCAACGCCGTTCAGGCCTATGTGAATGCGGGCGTGAGCGTCGGAGTCGACGCCGTGATACCGCCTCAGCAGCCCGCCAAAATAAAGAAGGGCGTCAAACGGAAGGCGGACACAACCACGCCGACGGCCAATGCCTTTGAATCCCCGTACGCGCAAATGGACTCCAAATCGGCCAAGATTGCGACGCGGCGGGAGTCGAATCGTCAG GATCTTACATTCCAGGGCTCGGGATACAATATGTCGCCGCTTGGCGTCTCCGGAGTGCCCGGACTTGGCGGTCTAGTTGCCGGCGGCGTGGCTGGTGTTGCGGTGGCCAAGAACAAGGAGAAGCTGTCGGATGCGCTCAAGTCGTGCAACGAAATCCTCAAGGAGCTCTTCTCGAAGAAGCACTCGGGCTATGCTTGGCCGTTCTACAAGCCAGTGGACGCGGAAATGCTTGGCCTGCATGACTACCACGACATCATCAAGAAACCAATGGATCTGGGGACAGTCAAGCGGAAAATGGACAATCGCGAGTACAAGAGCGCGCCGGAATTCGCCGCCGACGTGCGATTAATATTCACCAACTGCTACAAGTACAATCCGCCAGATCACGATGTTGTGGCCATGGGTCGCAAGCTGCAGGACGTATTTGAGATGCGCTATGCCAACATCCCCGATGAGCCGGTGGCCAATGCGGCCCACCATCATGGACATGGCCACGGGCATGGTCACGGCCACGGCCACAGTCACGGTCATGGTcacggacatggccatggTCACGGATACGGCGGCTCCTCCTCACTCAAGCACGATGCCAGCGATTCGTCCAGCGAGGACTCCAGCGATACCGAGAACGAATCAAACTCGGATGAGGAGCGCAGCGCTAAGCTGAAGATGCTCGAGTCTAAGCTGCTCGGTCTGCAGGAGGAGATCCGCAAGCTGTCAGAGGAGGCCTCGGCCAAAAAGAAGGCGAAGAAAAAACTCAAGGAAAAGAAGAAGTCAATGGGCGGCGGATCAGGCTCCGGTTCGGCCTCGCACCATGGTCACGCCCCGGGCGGCGGTGCAAATGCTGGCGGAGCAGGCGGTCCCGGATCCGGCGGCCATGGGAGCGTTTCCGTGCCCGGCGGTGTCGGTGCCTTGGGTGCCGGCGGAGCGGGCGGCGCCAATCTCAACGCGCTGCTCAGTGGTTCGTTGGTTGGCCATGGCGGAGCGGCCGTCGCAGGCGGCGTTCCCAATGTGGGTGCGTTGCACAGCCAGGTGCACGACGTGGCCATGGCCTTTAGCCAGCTGGCGGGCGGCGGTGCCGCGGCCGGTGCTGGCTTTGGTGCCGGTGTGACAGCATCAGGAGCATCGTCGGGCGGCAAGGCGGGCACCCTGGCCGGCGCTCTGGCAGCGGGCGCAGCGGCAGGTGCCGGCGGTACGACGGCTGGCAGCGGTAAAGGTGCTAAGAGCAAGGGCGGACGTGGCGCAAAGGGCAGCGGAGCCGGCGGCGTTGGAGCCAGCAATAATGCGGCTGGGGGCAATGCGGCTGGTGGCGCAGCGGGAGCTGCAGCGGGCGCTGGATCTGTGGGAGGTGTTGGCGGTGCAGGAGCAGCGGGCGGCGGCAATGCCTCCAAGCGGGCCAAGGGCAGCAGTTCGGCGGGCGCTGGCGGTGGTGTTGGTGGCGCGAATGCCAGCACCGGTGGCGCCGGCGCGCGCGGCAGCAGCAAGAAGAAACCTAGCCAGGTGATGAACTTTGactccgaggaggaggacacGGCCAAGCCAATGTCGTACGATGAGAAGCGCCAGTTGTCGCTCGACATCAACAAGTTGCCAG GTGACAAGCTGGGCCGTGTGGTTCACATTATCCAGAATCGGGAGCCATCGCTGCGTGACTCCAACCCCGATGAAATAGAGATCGACTTTGAGACGCTGAAGCCGTCGACGCTGCGCGAGCTAGAAAGCTATGTGGCGTCGTGTTTGCGCAAAAAAACACGTAAGCCATATT ATAAAAAGCCGTCTGGCAAGTCGAAGGACGAGCAGATGGCCGAGAAGaagcaggagctggagaagcGCCTGCAGGACGTCACCGGCCAACTGGGGGCAAGCAAGAAAACCGCCAAGAAAG ATGAGTCCGCTTCGAACAAGGTCGAGGCAGTGCAGCCGGCGAATCCCGTGTCGTCGAGTTCCAGTTCCAGCGATTCGTCGTCGTCGAGTTCGAGTGATAGCAGTTCGAGTGACTCGAGCGACAGTGAAGCAGGTTAG